DNA sequence from the Bradyrhizobium diazoefficiens genome:
CGATGAGATCGCCAAAGTCGAGGCGAGTTACAGGAATGCGTTTCCTAAGTAACTGCATCCCAGTGCAGGCGCACACACGGATGATTCAGCGCCGCGACCGGCTCCCCAACATCACTCCTATCGCATGCGAGTCACACTTGGCAGCGGTACTACGACGCGCGCACGAACGTCGCGCCGCGATCACGTCCGGAAGACCCTTCAGGATCTCAATTCTGGCTGGTTCAATTGAAAGCAGCACTTCTGCAGGCATCAGGCCGGAAGTGAATTCGCTAAAACGGTCTATAAATCGCACGAAATGCGACGCGTCGCAAGATTGCTAATTTGATCTTTCGTGCTAGAAGCCCCGCTCAACAACGAGTGGAGATTTGCAATGGCAAAGAAAGTGAAGAAAGTAGTCCGCCGCGAGTACACGAAGGCGGACGTCAAAGAACTTCGCGCGCACTCCAAGGCGAGGGTGCCCGTAGCGAAGATCGCGAAGTCAATGAAAAGGACGGAAGGTTCTCTCCGTCAAAAGGCAATCAAGCTCGGCATCTCTCTAGGGCATCGCCGGTAAGATAGAGGGGAATAGCTTGTGCTTCACTCCCGACAGATTCGCCCCCTGAGTTTTCTTTGCAGTGACCTGTCTGCGCGAGCGTTACGAAGTCTGAAATAGAATGAGGCTCGCTCTGTCATCGCGAATGAAGTCATGCGATCATCACTCGTCTGCGAAAACCGAGACCGATTGGCTAATTGCCGCGCTGACTACTGCATCGGGTGATTTCAAACGTTGAACTGCATACCGAATAGGGCATGCGCCGTCCACCTGTGACGGGTGAGCCAATGCTGGAAACACAGATCGAACTGATCGTTGTGTTTTCGCTTCCCATAGGTGCCTCAGCACATCAGTGAACGAAGCAATTCGTGTAGTTTTGCCCTGCTCGAACAAGAGCAACAGAGGCCGGCGTGCTTCACGCATTGTATCGGACCGCGTTACAAAGGATTTCATCGTGACCAAGATGACCAAGAACCAGCTCATCGACGCAATTGCTCAAGGAACGCAGGTTTCCAAAGGTGATGTAAAGGCCGTCATCGAGCAGTTGGCGATCGTCGGCTACAAGGAGTTGAACGAGGCTGGCGAGTTCGTCATCCCCGGCTTCGCCAAGCTGTCGGTCGTCAACAAGCCTGCGACTGAAGCCCGCAGCGGAGTTAATCCTTTCACCAAGGAGCCGATGGAATTCGCAGCCAAGCCAGCCAGCAAGTCGGTCAAAGCGTCACCGCTCAAGGTTGCTAAAGACGCAGTCGCGACATGATGAGCTCCTCTGCCGTGGATCGCGCCAACTGGCGCTGGTGCGAGGATGGATAGCGCACCGAGGTTGCCGCTGCCGACCTAGGGATGCCCTATGAACCTCATCGGCCAACAGCTGGCTATCCGCTCCTGACACGTCTGGCAGCGCGCCGCCAGTTTGGAGGCCCGGTCCGGGGCGACGGTCACGATCAGACCTTCCGGACCGTTGGCGAGGACGAAGGGAACGTGGCCGGCGATCTCGCTCGTTTTGCCGCCAGTCAAGGAACTGGGAGAGATGGCTGTCGGCGCCAACGTCAAAGTCGTCGCGATCGGTAATGCCAAGGTAAAAGGGAGCCCTGATCGACGCCTCGCGTGAATTGGTGCGATCCGAATGTTGCTTTCACCGAGCCGGGTAAGACGCCCATTTATTCCGCAATATGACGACCGTGGCGATTGCGCATCCGGCCATAGAACGGCGCCGACAATGAAACCACGCCGCAAACGGTAACAGCCTTGGTGTGGCGGATAACGCCTCCTAGCTATCGTGATGCTGTGCTACCTGATGACATGTCGACGATGATGGTTGTCATGATGGTGCCGTCGGCGGTTGGGTCAGCAGCTGCATCATCAATTGGGGTAATCGGAGGCAACCGGCAGCCGCCTGAATCCGGCGAACTCATGCCGACGTTGATGATCGGCGCCCATCGGCCCGCGGTTCCTGACGTCCGGGCCAACGGCCTGTCATCGGCGGCAATGCCGTGGGAGGACTCGGAACTGCGCGGAACGAGATGGCGGCCCCGTTAAAACCCAGTGTCACCCTGGACGTGGTCTACACCCACTCGCCGTGTTGTATGCGGTTTGGCTCCTCGGACTATGACCGGTATCCTTGAAGGGGTGTTGCAGCTTGCGATCCCAAGGCGTAGCTTGGGATCCAGCTTATTCTATTTATATTTTG
Encoded proteins:
- a CDS encoding HU family DNA-binding protein; amino-acid sequence: MTKMTKNQLIDAIAQGTQVSKGDVKAVIEQLAIVGYKELNEAGEFVIPGFAKLSVVNKPATEARSGVNPFTKEPMEFAAKPASKSVKASPLKVAKDAVAT